The proteins below come from a single Elgaria multicarinata webbii isolate HBS135686 ecotype San Diego chromosome 11, rElgMul1.1.pri, whole genome shotgun sequence genomic window:
- the LOC134406615 gene encoding olfactory receptor 5V1-like — MRSTYSENQTVVLEFILLGFKNIKQGKSFLAILFLTVYTICFLGNLLLITAAALNHSLHTPMYFFLGNLSFLDICYISVTVPKMLADLWAESAGISRRGCATQLYFLVALVGTEGFLLAAMALDRYFAICRPLVYARLMTKWTCLLMAAISWVCGFLNASLHTTLTFSLSFCQSNEINHFFCDIPPLLSISCSDTTINEVALLTVGVFVGLSPFFFTLISYVFILHAILSNHQKRQHHKVISTCGSHLTVVILFYGSSIFTYVRPTSSYSLEKDQLVGVLYSILTPTLNPVIYSLRNKEVKLAMRKLMGDRILFS, encoded by the coding sequence ATGAGGTCAACCTACTCTGAGAATCAAACTGTTGTCCTGGAATTCATACTCCTgggatttaaaaatattaaacaagGCAAGAGCTTCCTCGCCATCCTCTTTCTCACTGTGTATACCATTTGCTTCTTAGGAAACTTGCTCCTAATCACCGCGGCTGCATTGAATCATTCTCTCCATACCCCCATGTATTTCTTTCTTGGCAACCTCTCTTTCCTTGATATATGTTACATCTCTGTGACTGTCCCCAAAATGTTGGCAGATCTCTGGGCTGAATCTGCAGGCATTTCCAGAAGGGGCTGTGCTACACAGTTGTATTTCCTTGTTGCCTTAGTGGGCACTGAGGGGTTCCTTCTGGCTGCTATGGCTCTGGATCGCTACTTTGCTATATGCCGCCCACTGGTCTATGCCAGACTCATGACTAAATGGACCTGCCTCCTGATGGCTGCCATATCCTGGGTGTGTGGCTTCCTCAATGCTTCTCTCCATACCACGCTCACATTCAGTCTGTCTTTCTGCCAATCCAATGAAATTAATCACTTTTTCTGTGATATCCCTCCATTGCTGAGTATTTCATGTTCCGACACAACTATTAATGAAGTTGCCCTTCTCACCGTGGGGGTATTTGTTGGGCTTAGCCCTTTCTTCTTCACTCTGATCTCCTATGTATTCATTCTTCATGCCATTTTGAGCAACCATCAGAAAAGACAGCATCACAAAGTCATTTCCACCTGCGGATCGCATCTCACTGTTGTGATTCTCTTCTATGGCTCCAGCATCTTTACATATGTCCGTCCTACTTCTAGCTACTCACTGGAAAAGGACCAGCTTGTAGGGGTTCTATATAGTATCTTAACACCAACTCTCAACCCTGTCATTTACAGCTTACGGAACAAGGAAGTGAAATTAGCTATGAGGAAGCTGATGGGGGACAGAATACTCTTTAGTTGA